In a genomic window of Candidatus Competibacteraceae bacterium:
- a CDS encoding L,D-transpeptidase family protein — MLVSAQVAGAGSPAVVNTPAAGPAAVAGASTTVATLQAEQSVSSVQDELEPEPAIKPEQAPQAETVAAPPPPPCPSDGGGLQNRVALQICQQVRAEPPPTHVTVQSRDLRKLEYLIPFYAQRNYQTAWLGADGRPLPVAAELLKVLGEAESEGLRSSDYGRNALQKLETALQQGGGAADAKRLAEFDLLFTDAYLSYASHLLSGRFAPRKLDPEWAIKPRSRDLAQVLNTALSSSGGITDSLRDLTPKGKGYTQLRDVLQRYRKVEQTGGWPIVSGALGLGSQGNQVRNLRVRLQASGDLTEGDGGKTPAYDKAVSDAVRRFQKRHGLGETGTVNGATLTALNVPVAQRIRQVELNLERWRWLPDEFGARYILVNIPNFKMNVIEDGKPVMEAKVVVGREERQTPTFTANMAYLVMSPKWYVPRSIAVKDKLPQLKRNPQALARQNIRIYNSAGQQINPGAVNWKAVSENNFNYQFRQDAGPRNALGGIKFMFPNPYNVYLHDTPTRGLFSQNQRTFSSGCIRLSNPVELAEYLLKHDPKWNRQTIKAAATSGKQRIVNLPQQVPVYLLYWTVWVDENGLANFRGDIYNRDKSMARALYQDGGAGGKGA, encoded by the coding sequence ATGTTGGTGTCGGCGCAGGTCGCCGGCGCCGGCAGCCCTGCGGTGGTCAATACACCGGCCGCCGGTCCCGCCGCGGTGGCGGGTGCTTCCACCACCGTGGCCACGCTGCAAGCGGAGCAAAGCGTCAGTTCGGTACAGGACGAACTGGAGCCGGAACCCGCCATCAAGCCCGAGCAGGCGCCGCAGGCTGAAACGGTCGCCGCGCCGCCGCCGCCGCCGTGTCCGAGCGATGGCGGCGGATTGCAAAACCGGGTCGCTTTGCAGATTTGCCAGCAGGTTCGCGCCGAGCCGCCGCCGACTCACGTTACGGTGCAAAGCCGCGACTTGCGCAAACTGGAGTATCTGATTCCCTTTTACGCGCAACGCAACTATCAGACGGCTTGGCTGGGTGCGGACGGCAGGCCGCTACCGGTGGCGGCCGAACTGCTCAAGGTGCTCGGCGAGGCTGAAAGCGAAGGCCTGCGCTCCTCGGATTACGGCCGCAACGCCTTGCAAAAGCTGGAGACCGCGCTCCAGCAAGGCGGTGGCGCGGCGGACGCCAAGCGCTTGGCGGAATTTGATTTGCTGTTTACCGACGCGTATCTGAGCTACGCCTCTCATCTGCTCTCCGGCCGGTTCGCGCCCCGCAAGCTGGATCCCGAATGGGCGATCAAACCGCGCTCTCGGGATCTTGCGCAAGTATTGAACACCGCCCTTTCCAGCAGCGGCGGCATCACCGACTCACTGCGCGATCTGACGCCGAAAGGGAAGGGCTACACGCAATTGCGCGATGTGTTGCAGCGCTACCGCAAGGTCGAGCAAACGGGCGGTTGGCCTATCGTCAGCGGTGCGTTGGGGCTGGGCTCTCAGGGGAACCAGGTGCGGAATCTGAGGGTTCGCCTTCAGGCCAGCGGCGATTTGACTGAAGGCGATGGCGGCAAAACCCCGGCCTACGACAAGGCGGTCAGCGACGCGGTGCGCCGCTTTCAGAAGCGGCACGGCTTGGGAGAAACCGGAACGGTCAACGGGGCGACCTTGACGGCGTTGAACGTGCCGGTCGCCCAGCGAATCCGCCAGGTCGAACTGAACCTGGAGCGCTGGCGCTGGCTGCCGGACGAGTTTGGCGCGCGCTACATCCTGGTCAACATTCCCAACTTCAAGATGAACGTGATTGAAGATGGCAAGCCGGTGATGGAAGCCAAGGTGGTGGTGGGTCGGGAAGAGCGCCAGACGCCGACCTTCACGGCCAACATGGCCTATCTGGTGATGAGTCCGAAATGGTATGTGCCGCGCTCCATCGCCGTAAAGGATAAATTGCCGCAGCTCAAGCGCAATCCCCAGGCTCTGGCGCGGCAGAACATTCGCATTTACAACAGCGCCGGCCAGCAAATCAATCCGGGCGCGGTCAATTGGAAAGCGGTCAGCGAAAATAATTTCAACTATCAGTTCCGCCAGGACGCCGGTCCCCGCAATGCGCTGGGCGGGATCAAGTTCATGTTCCCGAATCCGTATAACGTCTACTTGCACGACACCCCAACGCGCGGATTGTTCAGCCAGAACCAACGTACCTTCAGCTCTGGTTGCATCCGACTGTCCAATCCGGTGGAGTTGGCCGAGTACCTTCTCAAGCACGATCCGAAATGGAACCGGCAGACGATCAAAGCGGCCGCCACCAGCGGCAAGCAACGGATCGTCAACTTACCCCAACAGGTGCCGGTGTATCTGCTGTACTGGACGGTTTGGGTGGATGAGAACGGTTTGGCCAATTTCCGGGGCGACATCTACAACCGCGACAAATCCATGGCGCGGGCTTTGTATCAGGACGGTGGCGCCGGCGGCAAAGGCGCGTAG
- the truA gene encoding tRNA pseudouridine(38-40) synthase TruA → MRVALGVEYDGSAFRGWQAQRPEVRTLQGCLEQALAKVADHPIKLVCAGRTDAGVHGIGQVVHFDTAAVRSMRAWVLGGNANLPLDLSLSWACGVPEDFHARFSALARRYRYLIFNQPHRSALGRHRAAWCHRSLDAGRMHAAGQCLLGEHDFSSFRAAECQARHPFREIRALTVRRQGEGIVLEVEANAFLHHMVRNIAGVLMAIGAGDRPVEWARAVLEQRDRTQAGVTAPAAGLYLLAVRYPQRFGLPPPPATVPGFISTLEERDSCAKACNPV, encoded by the coding sequence ATGCGCGTAGCGCTGGGGGTTGAATACGACGGGTCGGCGTTCCGGGGCTGGCAGGCGCAACGACCGGAGGTAAGAACCTTGCAGGGTTGTCTGGAACAGGCGCTGGCCAAGGTGGCCGATCATCCGATCAAGCTGGTCTGCGCCGGTCGGACCGATGCCGGGGTTCACGGAATCGGCCAAGTGGTGCATTTCGATACTGCGGCGGTGCGCTCGATGCGGGCTTGGGTGTTGGGCGGCAACGCCAATCTGCCTTTGGATCTCAGCCTGAGTTGGGCGTGTGGGGTGCCGGAGGATTTTCATGCCCGGTTTTCCGCGCTGGCCCGCCGTTACCGCTACCTGATTTTTAACCAACCGCATCGTTCCGCCTTGGGGCGGCACCGGGCGGCCTGGTGTCACCGGTCGCTCGATGCCGGTCGAATGCACGCCGCGGGACAATGCTTGCTCGGCGAGCATGATTTCAGCTCGTTCCGCGCCGCCGAGTGCCAAGCCCGCCATCCGTTTCGGGAAATCCGCGCGCTGACGGTGCGACGGCAGGGTGAGGGTATCGTACTGGAGGTTGAAGCCAACGCCTTTTTGCACCACATGGTGCGCAATATCGCCGGCGTGTTGATGGCGATTGGCGCGGGCGACCGACCGGTGGAATGGGCGCGAGCAGTGCTGGAGCAGCGCGATCGCACTCAAGCCGGAGTGACCGCGCCGGCGGCAGGGCTGTATCTGCTGGCGGTGCGTTATCCCCAGCGGTTTGGCCTACCTCCGCCGCCCGCGACCGTGCCGGGATTCATATCAACCCTTGAGGAGCGTGACTCATGCGCGAAAGCTTGCAACCCGGTTTGA
- a CDS encoding thioesterase family protein: protein MRESLQPGLTGEFEFVVPPTKTVPHLYPEAPEFQAMPEVFATGFMVGLIEWACIQALCPHLDWPREQTVGTHVDLSHTAATPTGFTVKVKVRLVERDGKKLKFAVEAHDGVDPICQGTHERCVIDAAKFNAKTAEKAAKRGRD, encoded by the coding sequence ATGCGCGAAAGCTTGCAACCCGGTTTGACCGGTGAGTTTGAATTCGTGGTGCCGCCGACCAAAACCGTTCCCCATCTCTACCCGGAAGCGCCGGAGTTTCAGGCGATGCCCGAGGTGTTCGCAACCGGCTTCATGGTCGGTTTGATCGAGTGGGCGTGCATTCAAGCGCTGTGTCCGCATCTGGATTGGCCGCGCGAACAGACGGTGGGGACGCACGTCGATCTCAGTCACACGGCCGCTACCCCGACCGGTTTCACCGTGAAGGTGAAGGTGCGCTTGGTGGAGAGAGACGGCAAAAAGCTTAAATTCGCGGTCGAAGCGCATGATGGCGTCGATCCGATCTGCCAGGGTACCCACGAACGCTGCGTGATCGACGCCGCCAAGTTCAACGCCAAGACGGCGGAAAAAGCGGCCAAGCGCGGTCGAGATTGA
- a CDS encoding alpha/beta hydrolase, whose translation MRRALAVGATVGLILGGMLMALLAAGERLVYFPRPLGPSEGQAVLSRHPQAIEVTVPTADGVRLHGWQLPGGDGPARPLVLYFGGNAEEVSWMLEFGTVFTGWDLVLLNYRGYGLSAGNPSQRALLADALTIYDHFTRQPNIDGGRVVVVGRSLGSGVASYLASQRPVRGVLLVTPFDSITEVARGLYPFLPVRWVLGDLYDSAALAPKLTTPLRMIVAGRDEVIAGRHSQRLFEVWGGPKDLVMIANAGHNDVRGYREYWQAIRDFLQR comes from the coding sequence ATGCGGCGCGCGTTGGCCGTAGGCGCAACCGTTGGGTTGATCCTTGGAGGAATGTTGATGGCGTTGCTGGCCGCTGGTGAGAGGCTAGTTTATTTTCCGCGACCGCTCGGGCCATCCGAGGGACAAGCCGTCCTGAGCCGTCATCCGCAAGCCATCGAAGTGACGGTGCCGACCGCCGATGGCGTGCGCTTGCACGGCTGGCAGCTTCCCGGCGGCGACGGGCCGGCGCGACCGCTTGTGCTCTACTTCGGCGGCAACGCCGAGGAAGTGTCATGGATGCTGGAATTCGGCACGGTATTCACCGGTTGGGATTTGGTCCTACTCAACTACCGAGGCTACGGGCTGAGCGCTGGCAACCCTAGCCAGCGAGCCTTGTTAGCCGACGCACTGACGATTTACGACCATTTCACCCGCCAGCCCAACATCGACGGCGGTCGCGTGGTGGTTGTCGGCCGCAGTCTGGGCAGTGGGGTCGCCAGCTATCTGGCTAGCCAGCGGCCCGTGCGCGGCGTGCTGCTGGTCACGCCCTTCGACAGCATCACCGAAGTCGCGCGCGGTCTTTATCCGTTTTTGCCGGTGCGGTGGGTCCTCGGCGATCTTTACGATTCGGCCGCGCTGGCGCCGAAGCTCACCACGCCGCTGCGGATGATCGTGGCCGGGCGCGATGAGGTGATTGCCGGGCGGCATTCCCAACGCCTGTTCGAGGTTTGGGGTGGTCCGAAGGATCTGGTGATGATCGCGAATGCGGGTCATAACGATGTCCGAGGCTACCGCGAGTATTGGCAGGCGATTCGCGATTTCCTGCAAAGGTGA
- a CDS encoding DNA-3-methyladenine glycosylase I, producing MNLERCLWCGNDPLYVRYHDEEWGVPVHDDRKLFEMIVLDGAQAGLSWLTILRKRENYRRAFDRFDPELIARYDEPRVARLLADSGIVRNRLKIEAAIKNARAYLALRDQHGALSDFLWRYVGGAPRQNTWTAIAEVPTKTAEAEAMSRDLKRLGFAFVGPTICYAFMQAAGMVNDHLTHCFRHRQLAQPGIAPPAA from the coding sequence ATGAACCTGGAACGCTGTCTCTGGTGCGGTAACGACCCTCTGTACGTGCGCTACCACGATGAGGAATGGGGCGTTCCAGTCCACGACGACCGCAAACTGTTCGAAATGATCGTGCTGGACGGCGCGCAAGCGGGGTTGAGTTGGCTCACCATCCTGCGCAAACGGGAAAATTACCGCCGAGCGTTTGACCGTTTCGACCCGGAGCTGATCGCTCGCTACGACGAGCCGCGCGTCGCTCGGTTGCTCGCCGATTCCGGTATCGTGCGCAACCGCCTCAAGATCGAAGCGGCCATCAAGAATGCGCGAGCCTACTTGGCGCTGCGGGACCAGCACGGCGCGCTGAGTGACTTTCTCTGGCGCTACGTCGGCGGCGCGCCGCGCCAGAACACTTGGACTGCAATCGCGGAGGTTCCGACCAAGACGGCGGAAGCGGAGGCGATGAGTCGGGATTTGAAACGGCTGGGCTTCGCATTCGTCGGACCGACGATTTGCTACGCTTTCATGCAGGCCGCCGGCATGGTCAACGATCATCTCACCCACTGTTTTCGCCACCGCCAACTGGCACAACCGGGCATAGCGCCGCCCGCCGCCTGA
- a CDS encoding SOS response-associated peptidase: protein MCGRFIQAASGEVLTQQLGLMLPADYAPRYNVAPNQTVLAIRATENGRQPAWLRWGLIPAWAREPRLKYSTINARAETVAEKPAYRQAFRQRRCLIPADGFYEWRKVGDRKQPYCIGMADGAPFAFAGLWEHWARDDEAVDSCTILVTQANERISEIHDRMPVILDPLDYDAWLDPTGREAARVLPLLRSYPGERMRLWPVGSAVNRPANQGPALMEPVG from the coding sequence ATGTGTGGTCGTTTCATTCAGGCGGCCTCCGGTGAAGTTTTGACCCAGCAGCTTGGCTTGATGTTGCCGGCCGATTATGCGCCGCGCTATAACGTGGCGCCGAATCAAACGGTGCTGGCTATCCGCGCCACCGAAAACGGCCGACAGCCGGCGTGGTTGCGTTGGGGTCTGATTCCGGCGTGGGCGCGGGAACCGCGCTTGAAGTACAGCACCATCAACGCCCGCGCGGAAACCGTGGCGGAAAAACCGGCGTACCGGCAGGCGTTCCGCCAGCGGCGTTGCTTGATTCCCGCCGATGGGTTCTATGAATGGCGGAAGGTGGGAGATCGCAAGCAACCGTATTGTATCGGGATGGCCGATGGAGCGCCTTTCGCGTTTGCCGGCTTGTGGGAGCACTGGGCGCGAGATGACGAGGCTGTGGACTCCTGCACGATCCTGGTAACGCAGGCTAACGAACGTATCAGTGAGATTCACGACCGGATGCCGGTGATTCTGGACCCCTTGGATTATGATGCTTGGTTGGATCCGACCGGGCGCGAGGCGGCGCGCGTGTTGCCGCTGTTGCGTTCGTATCCGGGCGAACGCATGAGGCTTTGGCCGGTGGGTTCCGCAGTCAATCGACCCGCCAATCAGGGGCCGGCCCTGATGGAGCCGGTAGGGTGA